A window from Acidobacteriota bacterium encodes these proteins:
- a CDS encoding HPr-rel-A system PqqD family peptide chaperone — protein MQVADSRTTWRRHATPTWVRFDDGDDWIVFNQASADIHLVAPILHRIWSLIPPEQGIAAADLIAALGRDLEIDAATATENVTRALAFLDEAGLVAPAFGGRG, from the coding sequence TTGCAAGTAGCCGACAGCCGCACGACCTGGCGCCGCCACGCGACGCCGACCTGGGTCAGATTCGACGACGGCGACGACTGGATCGTCTTCAATCAGGCGTCGGCTGACATCCACCTCGTCGCGCCCATCCTCCATCGCATCTGGTCGCTGATTCCGCCGGAGCAGGGCATCGCGGCCGCCGACCTGATCGCGGCGCTCGGACGTGACCTCGAGATCGACGCGGCGACCGCGACCGAAAACGTCACCCGCGCGCTGGCCTTCCTGGACGAGGCGGGTCTGGTGGCCCCGGCGTTCGGCGGACGCGGTTGA
- the xrt gene encoding exosortase, which translates to MTLSAKALLGLAAVLGALALLYWRIGGELVHAWSNDGNYSHGFLIPPLALYFAWERRSRLTAAASRPSWLGMVLILGSVGVLLAGLLGSELFLSRVSFVGIVAGIVLFVFGWAHLRILAFPIAFLLLMIPIPALIFNQIAFPLQLLASQAGEVTMATAGIPVLREGNVLILANTSLEVAEACSGIRSLISLITLGLVFGYFADSRAWVRAAIVLSAIPVAIVSNAARVAGTGVAAHYYGVAAAEGFFHEFSGWVVFVLAFLLILAIQQVILRLAPLRSPSVA; encoded by the coding sequence ATGACGCTCAGCGCGAAGGCTCTTCTCGGACTTGCCGCCGTCCTCGGCGCGCTCGCCCTCCTCTATTGGCGCATCGGCGGCGAGCTCGTGCACGCCTGGTCGAACGACGGCAACTACTCCCACGGCTTCCTCATCCCGCCGCTCGCGCTGTACTTCGCCTGGGAGCGTCGCAGCCGGCTGACCGCGGCGGCCAGCCGGCCGTCATGGCTGGGGATGGTCCTCATCCTCGGCTCGGTCGGCGTGCTGCTCGCCGGCCTGCTCGGCTCGGAGCTCTTCCTCAGCCGCGTGTCGTTCGTCGGCATCGTCGCCGGCATCGTCTTGTTCGTGTTCGGATGGGCGCACCTGCGGATCCTCGCGTTCCCGATCGCCTTCTTGCTGTTGATGATTCCCATCCCGGCGCTGATCTTCAACCAGATCGCGTTCCCGTTGCAGTTGCTCGCCTCTCAGGCCGGTGAAGTCACGATGGCAACGGCCGGCATCCCGGTGCTCCGCGAGGGCAACGTGCTGATCCTGGCGAACACGTCGCTCGAGGTCGCGGAAGCCTGCAGCGGCATCCGGTCACTGATTTCGCTCATCACGCTTGGCCTTGTCTTCGGCTACTTCGCCGATTCGCGCGCCTGGGTCCGCGCGGCGATCGTGCTGTCGGCCATCCCGGTGGCCATCGTCTCGAACGCCGCCCGCGTCGCCGGCACGGGCGTGGCAGCGCACTACTACGGTGTGGCCGCGGCCGAGGGGTTCTTCCACGAGTTCTCCGGCTGGGTCGTGTTCGTCCTGGCGTTCCTGCTGATTCTCGCGATCCAGCAGGTCATCCTCCGGCTGGCGCCCCTGCGGTCGCCGTCGGTCGCCTGA
- a CDS encoding HprK-related kinase A, whose amino-acid sequence MVDTQLEIGPFLARVRSPLAAVSRHLALLYPDYRQRPGAAGHFDVVVAPGRGVRRWVRRQARAILHGIEPYLPVPEDLAGPSMEWSLNWCIGTRAHQWVVMHAATLERGGRALVMPAPPGAGKSTLCAALAYSRWRLFSDEFALLHPVTGAIHPAPRPLSLKNASIEIIRGRHPDVALSPECIDIEGARFVHARPPADSVRRSSEPATPGWLVLPRYVPGSPTIFEPLPRAHALARLADQSFNYNVVGPAGFRGLEHLVRASACYRLEYSDLDDALGRFDELACS is encoded by the coding sequence GTGGTCGACACGCAGCTCGAGATCGGTCCCTTCCTCGCCCGCGTGCGATCGCCGCTCGCCGCCGTGTCGCGCCATCTGGCGCTGCTCTATCCCGACTACCGCCAGCGGCCAGGCGCCGCCGGCCACTTCGACGTCGTCGTCGCGCCGGGACGAGGCGTGCGGCGGTGGGTCCGCCGGCAGGCGAGGGCGATCCTGCACGGGATCGAGCCGTATCTTCCCGTCCCTGAAGATCTCGCCGGACCATCGATGGAGTGGAGCCTCAACTGGTGCATCGGCACCCGGGCGCATCAGTGGGTGGTCATGCACGCGGCGACGCTCGAGCGCGGCGGCCGGGCGCTCGTGATGCCGGCGCCACCAGGTGCGGGCAAGAGCACGCTCTGCGCCGCGCTGGCGTACTCGCGATGGCGCCTCTTCTCCGACGAGTTCGCACTGCTGCACCCGGTGACCGGCGCGATTCACCCGGCGCCGCGGCCGTTGTCGCTGAAGAACGCCTCAATCGAGATCATCCGCGGCCGGCATCCTGACGTCGCGCTCAGCCCGGAGTGCATCGACATCGAGGGCGCCCGTTTCGTGCACGCGCGGCCACCGGCCGACAGCGTCCGCCGCAGCAGCGAACCTGCTACGCCTGGCTGGCTCGTGCTGCCCCGGTACGTGCCGGGCAGCCCGACGATCTTCGAGCCGCTGCCGAGGGCGCACGCGCTGGCGCGCCTCGCCGATCAGTCCTTCAACTACAACGTCGTCGGCCCGGCCGGCTTTCGGGGGTTGGAGCACCTCGTGCGGGCGTCGGCGTGCTACCGGCTGGAGTACAGTGACCTCGACGACGCGCTGGGACGCTTCGACGAGCTGGCGTGCAGTTGA
- a CDS encoding EpsI family protein, protein MQRRLVLVVIVLLAAAGVATRANRPEDAPPRLRFSSFPMRLGNWQGVAQPAIDPKVLAVLGADDYLFRSYVREGRGVGLYVGYWGSQRQGDTIHSPLNCLPGAGWQPVTQQIVDVPDPRGPEGTQIPLNRVVIQKGLDRQLVYYWYQSGRRIVASEYWGKFYLVADAMRYNRSDGAIVRLTIPLPAGTAAEDAERTGMAFAEVLLRELPAYLPE, encoded by the coding sequence ATGCAGCGTCGTCTCGTTCTCGTCGTCATCGTCCTGCTCGCCGCCGCTGGCGTCGCGACGCGAGCCAACCGGCCGGAAGACGCGCCGCCTCGCCTGCGATTCAGCAGCTTCCCCATGCGGCTCGGTAACTGGCAGGGCGTCGCGCAGCCGGCGATCGATCCGAAGGTCCTCGCTGTCCTTGGCGCGGACGACTACCTCTTCCGGTCGTACGTCCGGGAGGGGCGCGGCGTCGGGCTGTACGTCGGGTACTGGGGCAGCCAGCGGCAGGGCGACACGATTCACTCGCCGCTGAACTGCCTGCCCGGTGCGGGTTGGCAGCCCGTCACGCAGCAGATCGTCGATGTTCCGGATCCTCGCGGTCCGGAAGGCACGCAGATCCCGTTGAACCGGGTCGTGATCCAGAAAGGCCTGGACCGCCAGTTGGTCTACTACTGGTACCAGAGCGGCCGCCGGATCGTGGCCAGCGAGTACTGGGGCAAGTTCTACCTCGTCGCCGATGCGATGCGGTACAACCGGTCCGATGGCGCCATCGTCCGGCTGACGATCCCGTTGCCGGCCGGGACGGCAGCCGAAGACGCCGAGCGCACCGGGATGGCGTTCGCCGAGGTGCTCCTCCGCGAGCTGCCGGCCTACCTTCCCGAGTAG